From Vanrija pseudolonga chromosome 1, complete sequence, a single genomic window includes:
- the aspC_3 gene encoding Aspartate aminotransferase, which translates to MSEPAKKKQRLVDVAKKVIDVMRVERTSEAHMILREYVGNEIQKRPGDVPGITHPGSTGVIYCTDRAMANGFSYDNPDWGNMGQGAPEVGPLPDAPPRPTALDFDTEGELIHEYAPTAGVKQLRKAVAKLYNETYRKGMASQYTYENVCIVPGGRAGMSRVAAVIGDVYCGYQIPEYTTYSEVLAVFKRLIPIPTPLLPENNYHLDIDRLKRDIATFSLSVVVMSNPRNPTGQCIEGEDLKKLVRIGDGQTTIILDEFYSFYKYWEDESRLGESLSGAAYVDDVNQDSVVIIDGLTKGFRLPGWRVCWVVGPKKLISAVASSGSFLDGGANHPLQIAAIPLLDPARVHKEKIALQKTFKAKRDYVLDRLSKMPGLKVHPEPHATFYIWLDVSGLPAPLDDGLVFFEELLKEKAICVPGIAFDIDPAARRNLFESPCHHFVRLSYGPKIENLKKGMDAIERVLAKHAEAAHLMGQGYQRSDNAEAVGTNHG; encoded by the exons ATGTCCGAGCCagccaagaagaagcagcgTCTCGTCGATGTCGCAAAGAAGGTCATTGACGTGATGCGCGTTGAGAGGACGTCGGAGGCGCACATGATCCTCCGCGAGTACGTCGGCAACGAG ATCCAGAAGAGACCGGGTGATGTCCCAGGTATCACGCATCCAGGCTCGACAGGTGTCATTTACTGCACTGACCG TGCCATGGCCAATGGCTTCTCGTACGACAATCCCGACTGGGGAAACATGGGACAAGGTGCTCCAGAGGTCGGCCCACTGCCCGatgccccgccgcgccccacgGCACTCGACTTTGACACCGAAGGCGAGCTCATCCACGAGTATGCCCCTACTGCCGGAGTCAAGCAGCTCCGCAAGGCCGTTGCC AAACTCTACAACGAGACGTATCGCAAGGGAATGGCCAGCCAGTACACTTACGAGAACGTCTGTATTGTTccaggcggccgagctgggaTGAGCCGCGTCGCTGCGGTCATCGGTGACGTGTACTGCGGATACCAGATCCCAGAGTACACTACCTACTCCGAGGTACTTGCCGTGTTCAAGCGGCTCATCCCCATCCCTACGCCGCTCCTCCCGGAGAACAACTACCACTTGGACATTGACCGC CTTAAGAGGGACATTGCGACGTTCAGCCTCagtgtggtggtgatgtCGAACC CTCGCAACCCCACTGGACAGTGCATTGAAGGCGAGGACCTCAAGAAACTCGTTCgcatcggcgacggccaGACGACCATCATTCTCGACGAGTTCTACTCCTTCTACAAGTACTGGGAGGACGAGTCGCGCCTTGGCGAGTCGTTGAGCGGGGCAGCGTATGTTGACGATGTCAACCAA GACTCGGTTGTCATCATCGACGGCCTTACCAAAGGCTTCCGCCTGCCCGGATGGAGGGTGTGTTGGGTTGTCGGGCCCAAGAAGCTCATTTCGGCGGTCGCCAGTTCGGGCTCGTTCCTTGACGGAGGTGCCAACCACCC ACTCCAGATTGCTGCGATCCCCCTCCTTGACCCTGCCCGTGTGCACAAGGAGAAGATTGCCCTGCAGAAGACGTTCAAGGCAAAGCGAGACTATGTGCTTGACCGGCTCTCCAAGATGCCGGGACTCAAGGTCCATCCCGAGCCGCACGCAACGTTCTACATTTGGCTCGACGTCTCGGGCCTGCCTGCTCCCCTTGACGATGGCCTCGTCTTCTTTGAGGAACTACTCAAAGAAAAGGCCATTTGTGTCCCTGGTATCGCCTTCGACATTGACCCGGCGGCACGGAGGAACCTGTTCGAGTCGCCTTGCCATCACTTTGTTCGCCTTTCGTACGGGCCCAAGATTGAGAATCTCAAGAAGGGTATGGACGCCATCGAGCGTGTCCTTGCAAAGCACGCAGAGGCAGCACACTTGATGGGCCAGGG ATATCAGAGATCAGACAATGCTGAGGCCGTCGGTACAAACCACGGTTAG
- the tauD gene encoding Alpha-ketoglutarate-dependent taurine dioxygenase, translating into MSPIAVEQTPDAIEAIKAGVAATTIGDVKVDLRSFASFDTAPSIGTEFPAASIDGKPVLDIRAVLEDPEKQKALAKLVSERGVVFFRNAILSPSEQKDLAIALGTQSGKPATSGLHTHPLTFQDSEEGDEVTIISNDYRDAKKKVPIYGERRLGKTGWHSDITFEPIPSDYATLQLRTLPPVGGDTLWASAYEAYDRLSPSIQTLLEGYTAVHEANFFKLVAAARGEKIRDGVRGAPENVGDDLKAVHPVIRTNPVTGWKGLFVNKGFTKRIVEVTAPESDALLEFLFEHISANHDLQTRFRWEENSLAIWDNRSTFHTATQDVGDAKRIGTRSVSLGERPYFDPKSQSRRKALGITDDFDSIA; encoded by the exons ATGTCTCCCATCGCTGTTGAGCAGACTCCCGACGCcatcgaggccatcaaggcTGGCGTTGCGGCCACGACCATTGGTGACGTCAAGGTTGACCTCCGCTCGTTTGCGTCATTCGACACTGCCCCCTCCATCGGCACCGAATTCCCTGCCGCGTCCATCGATGGCAAGCCCGTCCTCGACATCCGCGCTGTCCTTGAGGACCCCGAGAAGCAAAAGGCCCTTGCCAAGCTCGTCTCGGAGCGTGGTGTTGTCTTCTTCCGCAACGCCATTCTGTCCCCGTCCGAGCAAAAGGACCTGGCCATTGCTCTCGGCACGCAGAGCGGCAAGCCCGCCACGTCGGGTCTTCACACCCACCCTCTTACCTTCCAGGACtcggaggagggcgacgaagTCACCATCATCTCCAATGACTACCGTGAtgccaagaagaaggtccCCATCTATGGCGAGCGCCGACTGGGCAAGACTGGATGG CACTCGGACATCACCTTTGAGCCCATCCCGTCCGACTATGCCACCTTGCAGCTCCGAACCCTTCCTCCTGTTGGTGGTGACACCCTTTGGGCGTCGGCATACGAGGCTTACGACCGCCTTTCGCCCTCCATCCAGACCCTTCTCGAGGGTTACACCGCAGTCCACGAGGCCAACTTCTTCAAGCTAGTTGCTGCCGCCCGTGGCGAAAAGATTCGTGACGGAGTCCGCGGAGCTCCCGAgaacgtcggcgacgacctcaaggcTGTCCACCCAGTCATCCGCACCAACCCTGTCACGGGCTGGAAGGGACTGTTTGTCAACAAGGGCTTCACCAAGCGCATCGTCGAGGTCACCGCCCCCGAGTcggacgcgctcctcgagttTCTGTTTGAGCACATCTCGGCCAACCACGACCTCCAGACCCGGTTCCGCTGGGAGGAGAACTCGCTGGCGATCTGGGATAACCGTAGCACGTTCCACACCGCGACCCAGGACGTCGGAGACGCCAAGCGTATCGGTACACGCTCAGTCTCACTTGGCGAGCGCCCGTACTTTGACCCCAAGAGCCAGAGCCGTCGCAAGGCTCTCGGCATCACGGACGACTTTGATTCCATTGCCTAA
- the prlL_11 gene encoding MFS transporter prlL, which yields MVLDNSPNSEKRELAHVDLNPKESHTPPSPEFSGEEHVMHQNIDEGFDPAFVRSTMRKVDFRLVPVLSLMYCISLIDRTNLGLARQANGLRMQKDLQLGVGQRFSIATLVFFVPYIILEIPSQIGLRKFGARWWLGIATILWGVVTVCIGFSKNWQTLAGLRALLGVFEATLFPGAAYLIACWYPRRSMAVRMSTFYILSVTVSGFGAAMAYGLSTLNGRNGHAGWTWIFIVQGIITIGIGLLSLLFLVDFPDKATFLSEQQKELVITRIQRDRADAIVDPMTGAKLVSYLGTLKLWLFAYMFMCGTVASYSLAYFLPRILATMGFSNMMSQLLVVPPYVWCLFPAVSSALVADKVKGARAYAIVFNICCLIVGTAMYSHIDPKKKAARYAGIFLAIGGSNSFLPLVVSWSQTAIRAQSKRGYASALIIAFGGVGGIIASVAFQEKEAVKGYPSGIYLTLAMNAANVIAVICLRFWMMWKNKQADQGLCVIEGNPDFRYQY from the exons ATGGTTCTCGACAACTCCCCAAACTCCGAGAAGAGGGAGTTGGCTCATGTCGACCTCAACCCCAAGGAGTCTCAcactcctccctcccccgaGTTCTCTGGCGAGGAGCATGTCATGCACCAGAACATTGACGAGGGCTTCGACCCCGCCTTTGTCCGCAGCACCATGCGCAAGGTCGACTtccgcctcgtccccgtCCTCTCGTTGATGTACTGCATCTCGCTCATCGACCGTACCAACCTTGGTCTCGCTCGCCAGGCCAATGGGCTCAGGATGCAGAAGGATCTCCAACTCGGTGTTGGCCAACGCTTCTCTATCGCCACCTTGGTCTTCTTCGTCCCTTACATCATTCTGGAGATTCCC TCCCAGATTGGTCTCCGCAAGTTTGGTGCCCGCTGGTGGCTTGGCATTGCCACCATCCTCTGGGGCGTCGTCACCGTGTGCATCGGCTTTTCCAAGAACTGGCAGACGCTCGCCGGTCTCCGTGCCCTTCTCGGTGTCTTTGAGGCTACTCTCTTCCCCGGTGCCGCCTACCTGATCGCCTGTTGGTACCCCCGTCGCTCCATGGCCGTCCGCATGTCCACCTTCTACATCTTGTCGGTCACCGTCTCCGGTTTCGGCGCCGCCATGGCCTACGGTCTCTCGACCCTTAACGGCAGGAACGGACACGCCGGTTGGACGTGGATCTTCATTGTCCAGGGTATCATCACTATCGGTATCGGACTCCTCTCGCTCCTCTTCCTTGTCGACTTCCCCGACAAGGCCACTTTCCTCTCTGAGCAGCAGAAGGAGCTCGTCATCACCCGCATCCAGCGTGACCGTGCCGATGCCATCGTCGACCCCATGACtggcgccaagctcgtctcTTACCTCGGCACCCTCAAGCTCTGGCTCTTCGCCTACATGTTCATGTGTGGTACCGTCGCCTCTTACTCGCTGGCCTACTTCCTTCCCCGTATTCTTGCTACCATGGGCTTCTCCAACATGATGtcgcagctcctcgtcgtgccaCCCTACGTTTGGTGCCTGTTCCCCGCAGTCAGCAGCGCCCTGGTggccgacaaggtcaagggTGCTCGCGCGTACGCCATCGTCTTCAACATCTGCTGCCTGATCGTCGGCACGGCCATGTACTCGCACATCGaccccaagaagaaggccgctcGCTACGCCGGCatcttcctcgccatcggTGGCTCCAACTCGTTTCTCCCCCTCGTTGTCTCGTGGTCGCAGACTGCCATCCGTGCCCAGTCCAAGCGTGGTTACGCCTCGGCCCTCATCATCGCctttggcggcgtcggaggTATCatcgcctcggtcgccttccaggagaaggaggccgtcAAGGGCTACCCCTCGGGCATCTACCTCACGCTCGCCATGAACGCCGCCAACGTTATCGCCGTCATCTGCCTTCGCTTCTGGATGATGTGGAAGAACAAGCAGGCCGACCAGGGCCTCTGTGTCATCGAGGGCAACCCCGACTTCCGTTACCAGTACTAA
- the abfB_2 gene encoding Extracellular exo-alpha-L-arabinofuranosidase — protein sequence MPSLRHRSPTNPLQVGLLDPDPQHRDTETNQRWVLNNNGPIRSSKGVCIDAGNNPGNGTPLKVWQCYNNYQPQNWVNSNGAIRLQNTNLCIDVPGGDNRNGARLQLWQCTGSDNQRVSF from the exons ATGCCCTCGTTGCGTCATCGGTCTCCCACTAATCCGTTGCAGGTGGGACTGCTCGACCCTGACCCTCAACACCGAGACACCGAGACCAACCAGCGCTGGGTCCTCAACAACAACGGGCCCATCCGCTCGTCCAAGGGCGTGTGTATCGACGCCGGCAACAACCCAGGCAACGGAACGCCTCTCAAGGTCTGGCAGTGCTACAACAACTACCAGCCCCAGAACTGGGTGAACAGCAACGGTGCCATCCGCCTTCAGAACACCA ACCTGTGTATCGACGTTCCCGGCGGGGACAACCGCAACGGCGCCCGTCTCCAGCTCTGGCAGTGCACCGGCTCGGACAACCAGCGCGTGTCGTTCTAA
- the apdF_6 gene encoding Aspyridones efflux protein apdF encodes MSHDIQPRDDDAKKFGAEPTEVGGDDYENDKAGLQRSTTITTLEVTEEGVPAPVPGDIGPPPDGGFTAWACAGSASFVTFCLMGFVCSFGQLQEYYLTHQLANYSKSTVAWIGSVQATEVFIFSVIWGRIFDAHGARPLVLAGTTLSVVAVVAMGFCKEYYQIFLSHFLFGFASGMIWPTVTAVGGHWFSTRRGTAIGLIVGGSGGGGIVYPIMFKHLFQRMSFRNSLLIVAAMNAALMFPAWFLLKSRLPKRKPIALRRLAHPWHDKQYAFFAIGCGFYMFNWMSPMFNAPIISRANNASPAVYDYSVAIVSAGGLGGRTLSGWMADKLGVWNVFGTTSFFTAVVLFGFFVPSPIPNGALVAGFVLYGWVSGAWLTLVSAVVAKISPPEEIGIRIGMAWSICGPFMVAGPVICGALIQVDDNKFGYAGIFCGFTFLIASFLAVGPRMVQVIRGFITRKPDLSPA; translated from the exons ATGTCCCACGATATCCAaccccgcgacgacgacgccaagaaGTTTGGCGCGGAACCAACGGAAGTAGGTGGAGACGACTACGAGAACGACAAGGCCGGCCTTCAGCGCTCCACCACAATCACAACTCTCGAGGTCACCGAGGAGGGTGTCCCGGCGCCTGTGCCCGGCGACATTGGGCCCCCACCCGACGGTGGCTTCACAGCCTGGGCATGTGCCGGCTCGGCTAGCTTTGTGACCTTTTGTTTAATGGGCTTTG TTTGCAGCTTTGGCCAGCTGCAAGAGTACTACCTAACCCACCAACTCGCCAACTACTCCAAATCGACGGTCGCCTGGATAGGCTCGGTGCAGGCCACTGAAGTGTTCATCTTCTCAGTCATCTGGGGACGCATCTTTGACGCCCATGGTGCCCGGCCCCTCGTGCTGGCCGGGACGACGTTGTCGGTGGTCGCAGTCGTTGCCATGGGCTTCTGCAAGGAATACTACCAAATCTTCCTCTCCCATTTCCTGTTCGGGTTTGCATCGGGTATGATCTGGCCGACCGTcacggccgtcggcggccactGGTTCAGCACTCGTCGCGGCACAGCCATTGGCCTCATTGTGggcggaagcggcggcggaggcatCGTGTATCCCATCATGTTCAAGCACCTCTTCCAGAGAATGT cgTTCCGCAACTCGCTCCTCATCGTTGCGGCCATGAACGCAGCCCTCATGTTCCCGGCATGGTTCTTGCTCAAATCGCGCCTCCCCAAGCGCAAGCCCATTGCCCTCAGGCGTCTAGCCCACCCCTGGCATGACAAGCAGTACGCCTTCTTTGCCATTGGCTGTGGCTTCTACATGTTCAA CTGGATGTCGCCAATGTTCAACGCACCCATCATCTCACGAGCAAACAATGCGTCGCCGGCCGTGTACGACTATTCCGTCGCCATCGTGTCCGCCGGTGGTCTTGGCGGCCGAACACTGTCGGGCTGGATGGCTGACAAGCTAGGAGTGTGGAACGTCTTTGGCACCACCTCCTTCTTCACGGCTGTGGTTCTCTTCGGCTTCTTCGTCCCGTCGCCTATTCCCAACGGCGCGCTTGTCGCGGGTTTTGTCCTGTACGGTTGGGTGTCGGGCGCGTGGCTCACGCTCGTATCTGCGGTCGTCGCCAAGATCAGTCCCCCCGAGGAGATTGGCATCCGTATCGGCATGGCGTGGAGTATCTGCGGCCCGTTCATGGTCGCCGGCCCGGTCATCTGTGGTG CCTTGATCCAGGTCGACGATAACAAGTTTGGCTACGCGGGCATCTTCTGCGGCTTCACCTTCCTGATTGCGTCGTTCCTCGCTGTAGGGCCGCGCATGGTGCAGGTCATCAGAGGCTTCATCACTCGCAAACCTGATCTTAGTCCGGCGTAG
- the abfB_1 gene encoding Extracellular exo-alpha-L-arabinofuranosidase — protein sequence MIATSVAALLVAAAGAAANPVDLDPRQVGSQVSTGNNLCLDLRGGNTADGTAAQLWDCSQSRFSHWSFANIGNIVSRDAGGGNLCLDAGRNPGDGTTVHVAQCEKNPPVMGQFWTYIYGRVKIRGTNLCLDVKDGNFVNGAQLQVWWCDLDSPNQAWNFN from the exons ATGATCGCCACCTCAGTTGCagctctcctcgtcgcagcggccggtgctgctgccaacccagtcgacctcgaccctcGCCAAGTCGGTAGCCAGGTGTCGACAGGCAACAACCTCTGCCTCGATCTCCGTGGTGGCAACACTGCCGACGGAACCGCCGCCCAGCT CTGGGACTGCAGCCAGAGCCGCTTCTCGCACTGGTCCTTTGCCAACATTGGCAACATTGTGTCTCGCGATGCTGGCGGTGGCAACCTCTGCCTCGACGCTGGAAGGAACCCCGGCGACGGCACCACGGTCCACGTCGCCCAGTGTGAGAAGAACCCTCCGGTGATGGGACAGTTCTGGACCTACATCTACGGCCGTGTCAAGATCCGCGGCACCA ACCTCTGCCTCGATGTCAAGGACGGCAACTTCGTCAACGGCGCTCAGCTCCAGGTTTGGTGGTGCGACCTCGACAGCCCCAACCAGGCTTGGAACTTCAACTAG
- the AFUA_2G14360_1 gene encoding putative endo-1,3(4)-beta-glucanase, which translates to MVAALVVFYLLVLSPVNAWWLSKNHQGNSFYNDWWWWTDNDPTSGTVNYVPLWQGQQQGLTWVTNSNQFGMRVESSYMVGEQERGRKSIRIQSNDQYGKGSMFVLDLAHMPQGCGTWPAYWSNGQGTWPDGGEIDFIEGTNSISNDRNRYTIHTGFTSSCTMTWANKDQFTGSAYLTDCRGYAGCNVIAKDDTSFGAGLNRVGGGWHVFRWDDSGMAFWWFPRNAGNIPSVLTGGSNTINDSDLGMPDAIFPNDQNCDMSTRFTPQNIIFDTTMCGSWPNNWDGNCSGDWGNSTWGCPNLVRNYPSQFKEAYWLINSLKIYSQ; encoded by the exons ATGGTagccgcgctcgtcgtcttctaCCTCCTGGTTCTCTCCCCAGTCAACGCATGGTGGCTATCT AAAAACCACCAGGGCAACTCTTTCTACAACgactggtggtggtggaccgACAATGACCCCACCAGCGGCACTGTCAACTACGTGCCCCTGTGGCAAGGCCAACAGCAGGGTCTTACATGGGTCACCAACAGCAATCAGTTCGGCATGAGGGTTGAATCGTCGTACATggtcggcgagcaggagAGGGGCCGCAAGTCTATTCGCATCCAAAGCAACGACCAGTATGGCAAGGGATCCATgttcgtcctcgacctcgcgcacaTGCCTCAAGGCTGCGGTACCTGGCCCG CGTACTGGAGCAATGGTCAAGGCACCTGGCCCGATGGCGGCGAGATTGATTTCATTGAAGGCACAAACTCGATCAGCAACGACCGCAACCGCTACACGATTCACACTGGCTTCACTTCTAGTTGCACAATGACGTGGGCAAACAAGGATCAGTTCACCGGATCGGCTTATCTCACCGACTGCAGGGGGTATGCCGGGTGTAACGTAATCGCCAAGGACGACACTAGCTTTGGCGCCGGCCTCAACCGCGTTGGAGGCGGCTGGCACGTCTTCCGCTGGGATGACAGTGGCATGGCCTTCTGGTGGTTCCCTCGTAACGCCGGCAACATTCCGTCGGTCCTGACTGGCGGCAGCAACACTATCAACGACTCTGATCTCGGCATGCCCGATGCAATCTTCCCCAATGACCAAAACTGCGACATGTCAACGAGGTTCACACCTCAGAACATCATCTTCGACACCACAATGTGCGGCTCGTGGCCAAATAACTGGGACGGCAACTGCAGTGGCGACTGGGGTAACTCGACTTGGGGATGCCCCAACTTGGTTCGAAACTATCCTTCTCAGTTCAAGGAGGCGTACTGGCTCATCAACAGCCTCAAGATTTACTCTCAATAA
- the SPAC11D3.08c gene encoding putative amino-acid permeasec — MKSDDPPVTPVSATDRRQSTIVTREDARLEDLGYKPELKRAFSNLEVFGVAFSIMGVVPSIASVIFYNLPYGGPVGMVWGWVVAAVLIGTVGLAMGDLASSMPTSGGLYYWTHRLSPPKYRNFLAWLVGYNSFLGNVAATSSLAWGAQGIIFAAASMGSPGFSPEMWQTFLLYCAVLIFCGVYCAYFTTLFARMQNPATALNLILALVTIIGLPIARRKHLNTAKFTFTGWVNLHGWGSGLTFLLSMLAPVWTIGSFDCAVSISEEASNAATAVPAAIIGAIGSAGVLGTLILIIFALCMGTDVQAINDDPIGQPLAVIYQMAFGTKGALAVWSLIAISQLGMTASLILPASRQAFAFARDGALPFSKFWYKVDPKTETPVRTVWLVVGCAIPLGLLGFADPVNQAAINAIFALNVMGLYVAYVIPIGARVIWGENHFTPGPWYLGRWSRITALIASLWMLFAIVIFCFPGDPNPDGASMNYAVVVSAGAWLFAIVYWFFPKVGGKTFFTGPRTSDLSAEVHEYYEQEYGGTIEDPNKKSSKVTTVAVDPDHKERPESDGSDSRVQTIDAGR; from the exons ATGAAGTCGGATGACCCCCCTGTGACGCCCGTGTCGGCCACGGACAGGCGGCAGAGCACCATTGTCACCCGCGAGGATGCTCGTCTCGAGGACTTGGGCTACAAGCCCGAGCTGAAGCGCGCTTTCTCCAACCTCGAGGTATTTGGTGTCGC GTTCTCTATCATGGGTGTCGTGCCGTCCATTGCCAGTGTCATCTTTTACAACCTGCCGTATGGAG GGCCCGTCGGCATGGTGTGGGGCTgggtcgttgccgccgtcctGATTGGCACGGTCGGTCTGGCCATG GGAGATCTCGCATCCTCAATGCCCACTTCCGGTGGTCTCTACTACTGGACCCACCGCCTCAGCCCTCCCAAGTACCGCAACTTCCTGGCATGGCTGGTTGGAT acAACTCCTTCCTGGGTAATGTCGCTGCCACATCGTCACTCGCGTGGGGTGCCCAGGGCATCATCTTCGCAGCAGCGTCGATGGGTTCTCCTGGCTTCAGCCCCGAGATGTGGCAGACGTTCTTGCTCTACTGCGCCGTCCTCATCTTCTGCGGCGTCTACTGCGCCTACTTCACGACCCTGTTTGCCCGCATGCAGAACCCGGCCACCGCCCTCAACCTCATCCTTGCCTTGGTGACCATCATCGGCCTGCCCATCGCGCGTCGCAAACATCTCAACACTGCCAAGTTCACCTTCACCGGCTGGGTCAACCTTCACGGCTGGGGTAGTGGCCTCACCTTCTTGCTCTCGATGCTTGCACCCGTTTGGACCATTGGATCCTTCGACTGTGCCGTGTCCATCTCCGAGGAGGCCTCGAATGCAGCCACCGCCGTTCCAGCTGCCATCATCGGTGCTATCGGATCTGCCGGTGTGCTCGGCACACTCATCCTCATCATCTTTGCTCTCTGCATGGGCACCGACGTCCAAGCCATCAACGATGACCCCATTGGCCAGCCCCTGGCCGTCATCTACCAGATGGCGTTTGGCACAAAGGGTGCCCTCGCCGTTTGGTCCCTTATCGCCATCTCCCAGTTGGGCATGACCGCCTCGCTTATcctccccgcctcgcgccaggCTTTTGCCTTCGCTCGTGATGGCGCCCTCCCCTTCTCCAAGTTCTGGTACAAGGTCGACCCCAAGACTGAGACCCCGGTCCGCACTGTATGGCTCGTTGTCGGCTGCGCTATCCCGCTTGGTCTCCTTGGCTTTGCGGACCCTGTCAACCAGGCTGCCATCAACGCCATCTTTGCCCTCAACGTGATGGGTCTCTACGTCGCCTACGTCATCCCCATCGGTGCTCGTGTCATCTGGGGTGAGAACCACTTTACACCTGGCCCTTGGTACCTCGGTCGCTGGAGTCGCATCACGGCGCTCATCGCCTCGCTGTGGATGCTCTTTGCCATTGTCATCTTCTGTTTCCCTGGTGACCCCAACCCGGACGGAGCCAGCATGAActacgccgtcgtcgtgtcggctGGAGCATGGCTCTTTGCCATCGTCTACTGGTTCTTCCCCAAGGTTGGCGGCAAGACCTTCTTCACTGGTCCTCGTACCTCTGACCTCTCGGCCGAGGTCCACGAGTACTACGAGCAAGAGTACGGAGGAACCATCGAGGACCCCAACAAGAAGTCGTCCAAGGTCACGACTGTTGCGGTTGACCCGGACCACAAGGAGCGCCCGGAGTCGGACGGCAGTGACAGCCGCGTTCAGACCATTGACGCGGGGCGATAG
- the xlnA_3 gene encoding Endo-1,4-beta-xylanase A: MPRPSFALITLVAALSTAAAPPMRRASGVHLTDQSGRFCVDLPTGWLGNGNAIQLWGCSPDDNANQLWALAKNGHITSAKEPSKCLDAGENAVSGSSVHLWDCYEGLAQQTWIVENGAVRLQGANLCLDITDGKVQDGTRLQVWECDGEWNQKWTVASQ; this comes from the exons ATGCCCAGGCCCAGCTTTGCCCTCatcaccctcgtcgccgctctgTCCACGGCTGCCGCGCCCCCTATGAGACGCGCCTCCGGTGTTCACCTTACCGACCAGTCCGGTCGCTTCTGTGTCGACCTACCGACAGGGTGGCTGGGAAACGGCAACGCGATCCAACT CTGGGGTTGCTCTCCCGATGACAATGCCAACCAGCTGTGGGCTTTGGCGAAGAATGGCCATATCACCAGCGCAAAGGAGCCAAGCAAGTGCCTTGACGCAGGCGAGAATGCCGTGAGCGGCAGCTCCGTTCATCTCTGGGACTGCTACGAGGGTCTCGCTCAGCAAACTTGGATCGTGGAGAACGGCGCTGTCCGCCTTCAAGGAGCAA ACCTTTGCCTCGACATCACGGACGGCAAGGTTCAGGACGGAACTCGACTCCAAGTCTGGGAATGCGACGGCGAGTGGAACCAGAAGTGGACTGTGGCTTCACAGTAG